Proteins encoded together in one Pseudomonas sp. ADAK13 window:
- a CDS encoding GGDEF domain-containing phosphodiesterase: MTLSIDLAGPSVAPAQVIRKHYAMEMAVERTRLLYQGSLLPTLLMLVNGLVCAWLLWSPQRYLLDSIWLVWLLALVALRVIQVAAFDSAMPSRQAQPIWRRMFMLGSAVSGLTLASAAIALVPVDSFAQQAWVFGLLGAATLSASVAYAVSLPAFLSFAVPCLVPAIIYLFWSGDPQQQGWGFLGLILLASLSLVAWQVNRLIQRGLLRRFQNQALIEHLQQSQQRSEQLNQELVREVEQRRQVEQELREAQIGLQHRVDQRSQELDAASLALSKSEARLAMALQASELGLWDWNLQTDEVHHTQLKELFGLEPEYVTAMLSHLKPRLHPDDLPLLKRALVEHLKGRSDDYLVEYRVRHGDGHWVWIQDRGRAVERSPSGRVTRMLGTRRDISAGKAVEEQQRLASTVFEAASEGIVILDPDYVLIAVNQAFSRVTGFDIDDMIGRNVVELPSSRDARRHFPVIRQALLSHGTWQGELVETRKNGELYPQWLQLNVVRDIRGNVSHIVGFFADLSARRESEERMRYLTHYDELTGLANRSLFRERLREAHQRVRQGGRSLALLHINLDRFKLLNDSLGHEVADQLLQKMARRLINALPEADTIARLSGDEFAVLFDAYGNLSSLARVATRLLAKLRVPVTVEGHELVVSASMGVSLLPDNAREISALVSQSNMAMQHAKHLGGNNFQFYTDSLQASTLERLQLENHLRKAIDERQLAVFYQPKLCLASGKLNAAEALIRWEHPQWGMVPPGDFIGLAEETGLIVPLGEFVLRQACWQACEWQRQGLEPIRVSVNLSVHQLRQGKLVSLVRQVLEETGLDPQYLELELTESQLLDSVEHIISTFQQLRDLGVKLAIDDFGTGYSSLSYLKRIPVDYVKIDQTFIRGLGQGREDASITRAIIAMAHGLSLKVVAEGVEDQQQLDFLRAEQCDEVQGYLVSRPMEADGLADLLRKNANFL, translated from the coding sequence ATGACCCTTAGCATTGACCTGGCTGGCCCCTCGGTGGCGCCGGCGCAGGTTATCCGCAAACATTACGCCATGGAGATGGCGGTCGAGCGCACGCGCCTGCTTTACCAGGGCTCACTGCTGCCTACCTTATTAATGCTGGTGAACGGACTGGTCTGCGCCTGGTTGCTCTGGAGCCCGCAGCGCTACCTGCTGGACAGCATTTGGCTGGTGTGGCTGCTGGCGCTGGTGGCCCTGCGGGTGATTCAAGTGGCGGCGTTTGATTCCGCGATGCCCAGCCGCCAGGCGCAGCCGATCTGGCGTCGCATGTTCATGCTGGGGTCTGCGGTCAGCGGCCTGACATTGGCCAGCGCCGCCATCGCCCTGGTGCCGGTGGACAGCTTTGCGCAGCAGGCCTGGGTGTTCGGCCTGCTGGGGGCGGCGACTTTATCCGCCAGCGTTGCCTATGCGGTCAGCCTGCCGGCGTTCCTGTCGTTTGCCGTGCCCTGTCTGGTGCCGGCGATTATCTATTTGTTCTGGAGCGGCGACCCGCAGCAGCAGGGTTGGGGCTTTTTGGGCCTGATTTTGCTGGCGTCCCTGAGCCTGGTGGCGTGGCAGGTCAATCGCCTGATTCAGCGCGGGCTGTTGCGGCGTTTCCAGAACCAGGCGTTGATCGAACATTTGCAGCAGTCTCAACAGCGCAGCGAGCAGCTCAATCAGGAACTGGTGCGCGAAGTGGAGCAGCGGCGCCAGGTCGAGCAGGAACTGCGCGAGGCCCAGATCGGCCTGCAACACCGCGTCGATCAGCGCAGCCAGGAGCTGGATGCCGCCAGCCTGGCCCTGAGCAAAAGCGAAGCGCGCCTGGCGATGGCGTTACAGGCCAGCGAACTGGGCCTGTGGGACTGGAACCTGCAAACCGACGAGGTCCACCACACCCAACTCAAAGAGCTGTTCGGCCTGGAGCCGGAATACGTTACGGCGATGCTCAGCCACCTCAAGCCGCGGCTGCACCCGGATGATCTGCCGCTACTCAAGCGCGCGCTGGTGGAGCACCTTAAAGGCCGCAGCGACGATTACCTTGTTGAATACCGGGTGCGCCATGGCGATGGCCACTGGGTTTGGATTCAGGACCGTGGCCGCGCGGTGGAGCGTTCCCCCAGCGGGCGTGTGACGCGGATGCTTGGCACCCGTCGTGACATCAGCGCCGGCAAGGCCGTGGAGGAACAGCAGCGCCTGGCGTCGACGGTGTTTGAGGCCGCCAGCGAAGGTATTGTGATCCTGGACCCGGACTACGTGCTGATCGCAGTCAACCAGGCGTTCAGCCGCGTCACCGGCTTCGACATTGACGACATGATCGGCCGCAATGTTGTCGAGCTGCCCAGCAGCCGGGACGCACGCCGCCACTTTCCGGTGATCCGCCAGGCGCTGCTCAGCCACGGCACTTGGCAAGGTGAGCTGGTGGAAACCCGCAAGAACGGCGAGCTCTACCCACAGTGGCTGCAATTGAACGTGGTGCGCGATATTCGGGGAAACGTGAGTCATATCGTGGGATTCTTCGCCGATTTGTCTGCACGGCGCGAATCCGAAGAACGCATGCGCTACCTCACGCATTATGACGAATTGACCGGGCTGGCCAACCGTTCGCTGTTCCGCGAGCGGCTGCGCGAAGCCCATCAGCGGGTGCGCCAGGGCGGCCGCAGCCTGGCCCTGCTGCATATCAACCTCGACCGCTTCAAGCTGCTCAACGACAGCCTCGGCCATGAAGTGGCCGACCAGTTATTGCAGAAAATGGCCCGTCGCTTGATCAATGCCTTGCCCGAAGCCGACACCATTGCGCGCCTTTCAGGCGATGAATTCGCGGTGCTGTTCGACGCCTACGGCAACCTGTCGAGCCTGGCCCGGGTGGCCACGCGGTTGCTGGCCAAGTTGCGGGTGCCGGTGACGGTGGAAGGGCACGAACTGGTGGTCAGCGCCTCAATGGGCGTCAGCCTGTTGCCCGATAATGCGCGGGAAATCTCCGCGCTGGTCAGCCAGTCGAACATGGCCATGCAGCACGCCAAGCACCTGGGCGGTAATAATTTCCAGTTCTACACCGACAGCCTGCAAGCCAGCACCCTGGAGCGTTTGCAGTTGGAGAACCATCTGCGCAAGGCGATTGATGAGCGCCAACTCGCGGTGTTCTACCAACCCAAATTGTGCCTGGCCAGCGGCAAGCTGAACGCGGCCGAGGCGCTGATCCGCTGGGAGCATCCGCAGTGGGGCATGGTGCCGCCCGGCGACTTTATCGGGCTGGCCGAAGAAACCGGCTTGATCGTGCCGCTTGGGGAGTTTGTGTTGCGCCAGGCGTGCTGGCAGGCCTGTGAGTGGCAGCGTCAGGGGCTGGAGCCGATTCGTGTGTCCGTCAACTTGTCGGTGCACCAATTGCGCCAGGGCAAGCTGGTCAGCCTGGTGCGCCAGGTGCTGGAAGAAACGGGGCTGGATCCGCAATACCTGGAGCTGGAGCTGACCGAAAGCCAACTGCTCGACAGCGTGGAGCACATCATTTCGACCTTCCAGCAACTGCGCGACCTGGGCGTGAAGCTGGCCATTGACGATTTCGGCACCGGGTATTCGTCCCTCAGCTACCTCAAGCGCATCCCCGTGGACTACGTGAAGATCGACCAGACCTTCATCCGGGGGCTGGGCCAAGGACGCGAAGATGCCTCGATCACCCGCGCAATCATCGCCATGGCCCACGGGTTGTCGCTCAAGGTAGTGGCCGAGGGCGTGGAAGATCAGCAGCAGCTGGATTTCCTGCGGGCCGAACAATGCGACGAGGTGCAGGGCTATTTGGTCAGCCGGCCGATGGAAGCGGACGGCTTGGCGGATTTGTTACGAAAAAATGCCAATTTTCTGTAG
- the hexR gene encoding transcriptional regulator HexR: protein MNLLQHIAQSRHLLRKSELKVADHVLLDPAAVMHSSMADLAHSVGISEPTIVRFCRAIGCSGFQDLKLKLAQSLAAGASFGQFAIHEDDSVADYSLKIFDTTLHTLMEVREKLDPVELQKAVTAMSQAQRVEFYGFGASGAVAADAQHKFFRLLLTAAAYSDPHMQAMSAVTLKPTDVAICISQSGRSKDLLITANLVRESGATLITLCPSQTPLAELSTVNLAIDVHEDTEIYTPLTSRIAHLVVIDVLAMGVAMARGPSLVNHLKSVKRSLRSLRLSPKSVKALDD, encoded by the coding sequence TTGAACCTGTTGCAACATATCGCCCAGTCGCGCCACCTGTTACGCAAATCGGAACTCAAGGTTGCCGATCACGTGCTGCTTGACCCTGCGGCTGTGATGCACAGTTCCATGGCAGACCTGGCCCACAGCGTGGGCATCAGCGAGCCGACCATCGTGCGCTTCTGCCGCGCCATCGGTTGCTCCGGGTTCCAGGACTTGAAACTCAAGCTGGCCCAGAGCCTGGCCGCCGGTGCGAGCTTTGGCCAGTTTGCGATTCACGAAGACGATTCCGTCGCCGACTACAGCCTGAAAATCTTCGACACCACCCTGCACACCCTGATGGAAGTGCGGGAAAAGCTCGACCCGGTGGAGCTTCAAAAAGCCGTGACCGCCATGTCCCAGGCCCAGCGCGTGGAGTTCTACGGTTTCGGCGCGTCCGGTGCCGTGGCGGCGGATGCCCAGCACAAGTTCTTCCGTTTGCTGCTGACCGCAGCGGCCTACAGCGACCCGCACATGCAGGCGATGTCGGCGGTGACGTTGAAACCTACCGACGTGGCGATTTGCATTTCCCAGTCCGGCCGCTCCAAAGACCTGCTGATCACCGCCAACCTGGTGCGTGAAAGCGGCGCGACCCTGATTACCCTGTGCCCGAGCCAGACGCCGTTGGCGGAGCTGTCGACCGTCAACCTGGCGATCGATGTGCACGAAGACACCGAAATCTACACCCCGCTGACGTCACGTATCGCCCACCTGGTGGTGATCGACGTACTGGCGATGGGCGTGGCCATGGCGCGCGGCCCGAGCCTGGTCAACCACCTCAAGAGCGTGAAGCGCAGCTTGCGCAGCCTTCGGTTGTCGCCCAAATCCGTCAAAGCCCTCGACGACTGA
- a CDS encoding PA3496 family putative envelope integrity protein codes for MARQYEESNSTVKTRRQQEDQRRMAFRRAIEDRCDQRQLQQNISDFPELHWQAPAAAQRSAQPAR; via the coding sequence ATGGCTCGGCAATACGAAGAAAGCAACAGCACCGTCAAGACCCGTCGCCAACAGGAAGACCAGCGCCGCATGGCCTTCCGTCGTGCAATTGAAGACCGCTGCGACCAGCGTCAATTGCAGCAGAACATCAGTGACTTTCCGGAACTCCATTGGCAGGCACCCGCGGCTGCCCAGCGAAGCGCTCAGCCAGCGCGCTGA
- a CDS encoding LysR family transcriptional regulator, whose amino-acid sequence MRKSLMRMTLRQLQIFNEVCDLRSYSRAAEEMSLTQPAVSLQIKQLEELLGQPLFDYVGKKLYMTEAAEALQRASRDIFGRLENLDMQLSDMQGSLQGQLKLAVESSAKYFVPHLFAAFKRQHPEVNLHLTVVNRAQVIRRLSDNRDDLVIMSMVPQDMGLEFLPFLNNPIVAVAPHDHPLSHQGPLRLQDLEPYTLLLREPGSGTRMACEEYFKEKRVHFTQTVEVSSAEAQRECVTAGLGVALLTRHAVNLELATGGLRELPVEELPLYRSWCLVQAKAKRLSPVAHAFLGFIRSERLQISALAERFAGQPRVPANGVPESH is encoded by the coding sequence ATGCGTAAGTCATTGATGCGTATGACATTGCGTCAATTGCAGATTTTCAATGAAGTCTGTGATTTGCGTTCCTACAGCCGCGCAGCCGAGGAAATGTCACTCACGCAACCGGCCGTTAGCCTACAAATCAAACAGCTGGAAGAGCTGCTTGGCCAGCCGTTGTTCGATTACGTCGGCAAAAAGCTCTATATGACTGAAGCGGCCGAAGCCCTGCAACGGGCTAGCCGGGATATTTTCGGGCGCCTGGAAAACCTCGACATGCAGCTCTCCGACATGCAGGGCTCGCTGCAAGGCCAGCTGAAACTGGCGGTGGAGTCCAGCGCCAAGTACTTCGTGCCGCACCTGTTTGCCGCCTTCAAGCGCCAGCACCCGGAGGTCAACCTGCACCTGACGGTGGTCAACCGCGCCCAGGTGATTCGCCGGCTTTCAGACAACCGGGATGACCTGGTGATCATGTCCATGGTGCCTCAGGACATGGGCCTGGAATTCCTGCCGTTCCTGAACAACCCGATCGTCGCTGTGGCGCCCCACGATCATCCGCTGAGTCATCAAGGGCCATTGCGCCTGCAGGACCTGGAGCCTTACACGCTGCTGTTGCGCGAGCCGGGTTCCGGGACGCGAATGGCGTGCGAGGAGTACTTCAAGGAAAAGCGTGTGCACTTCACCCAGACGGTGGAAGTGTCTTCGGCCGAAGCGCAGCGCGAGTGCGTGACCGCCGGGTTGGGCGTGGCGCTGCTGACGCGCCACGCGGTCAACCTGGAACTGGCCACCGGCGGGCTCAGGGAGCTGCCGGTGGAAGAACTGCCGCTGTACCGCAGTTGGTGCCTGGTGCAGGCCAAGGCCAAGCGCCTGTCACCGGTGGCCCATGCGTTCCTGGGCTTTATCCGCAGCGAGCGGTTGCAGATCAGCGCGCTGGCTGAGCGCTTCGCTGGGCAGCCGCGGGTGCCTGCCAATGGAGTTCCGGAAAGTCACTGA